In the genome of Rhopalosiphum padi isolate XX-2018 chromosome 1, ASM2088224v1, whole genome shotgun sequence, the window TTCCATGTACCTACCTGTatgttttatatcaatattattatatacaaataggcattgcaatttttaactataatacaatacacattCTGCagtgttcaatttttattttctacatttatggctgtttattttcaatgtttttatttaggaCAACGTTATCCACAAACTTGAAGCGCTTTCACTGTGTATCCAATTTTGGTGTATGTGTTCAATGTTAGCAAAATGTTTTAAGTGTCTCAACGTATCCTTGGACAGGCTTCGTGTCCGAAAAAACCAGGGTGAGCATAAAATCGTAAAAGTATTTTAGATTTCAATTTGTATCAATTTGGAGAGGATTTCAGTGACAATACGCCCACCGGGTTTATTTACGATGTCAGACCGGTTGACGCTGCCGACCAACATGGTAATGCACCTCCGGAAGTTGAACCGAGCGCACACTGACCTCTGTTTCATTCTCGATCGCATAAACGACGTTTATCAGGTATCGGTAGTATTATTGCAACATAAAAACTGAATTACTAATGCAAAAATACtattgtgattataatataatacatattatgttattcaatataatacaacatgttgtgtattatataatatgccatTCTGCCCGTTCTTCTAGTTTGTTTTTATATGCACAAGGTGCTGATCCTTTTGAGCATCATCACTTGTATACTGAACATGCTGCCCCATTTATTCGTCTTAGGCATCATCATGGcatattcaaattttagaatTACACCACAAATATCCATGGTTATATGGCCGCTGCATTACATGATaagagtatatattttatgcaaagcCGCTTCACTTGCGTCCAACGAAGTAAGCACACATTATAATTCatgttctataattttatttatcgaaactaagatatatacttaaattatgcgGACTTTGTAAATGGTGTTGGTTTTGTTACATCTATTCACTATTGTACATATCAGGCCAGACGAACGAAAACTATTCTCAATACTGCATTTGACAAACGTTTGACCGATGACGAAAAAAAAGGAGttgagtatttatataattaatattattaattgtagtataataaaaataaaccagaaTGAATAGGAAtgcattttagaattttaaaataattatctcgcatcgtttcattttaatatttatacaacgagattaacctaaaaaatattatgtcttgtTAAGTTATTTAAGTAGACAAtcaatatgcatattatgttttacataaaattatttcttgatGAAAATTATGCGAAACACATATAAGCGATAAAAAAGAAAACTAGTTCATCCTACATTGAAATCTACTATGTTACAACTATTAGTGACTATTAAGTATACCTAACCGCGACCCaccataagaataataatttatttttaatactatcgagataaattataggtataaacactataaacaacataaattattataccacgaaattaaatacatataagacACAAAAAAGTTCAGATAAAACATATATAGAATGTACCTCATGGCTCATTCTAACaaagaacaaaataaatgtcttaTGACTAGCCGCAAAggtgtttacaaatttacacCATAGGAGTtctatgaaaacatattttgatagCTCTGTTTAGCTTCTTTTACAACttctttgttattattatagtgtttaattattactatataatatatataaattataaggtaataactatagtaaattcaaaacaatactttaattttagaaatgagtagctaataataaattaaacaagtgCCTGTACAGGCTGCACGTGTAAATCGtgtaaatatcaatatacaatagtactcactataaaaataatataatatctaggttaaaatttcatgatttattcttcactatttattaattgtacacttacataatatacaggaATACaagatgattattttaattttaatttaatgtttataattggttgttttataaaaaaattctgacGTTAAtctgattttggttttttttcagtcattatttattatgaaatcatATAAATTGTTCTTTACAACAAtttgatattgattttttttttacttttcatatatacataaaaattaaaaatataacaaatcattatatattacttattccaACGGTTATCAATTATCGAATGAATAAACTATGGTTTGTacgttataataacatttctaaTTTAGATGAATAAAGTAGATCGAGTGGTAGCGTGACCACAGAAATACACCACTACGTAGGCCAGTAAGAGAAGATGCCGCGGGGACCGTTACAATTTTTTTGGCTTTCTTGCGCATAGCTATTCGATACCCTGCCATAGTGGAACAGATTTCGTTGGGATGGTGTCACGTGGGGATGTGCAAAATGGGTGCGTTCTCTCGATGGACAGTATGATCGGAACTTTACGATGGTCAAATGCTTATTTGGTAGGCACATGACATAGTctactatatagtgtatagtaataataattcaatgacAACATGAGACTATGCCACTATgggcataaataaaaaaatatacataaattatataaacgtataatctATGATATTATGGTTAAGCAAATAACGTGTTGCGCAGACTTGAACCAAATCTGAATTTTTGTGATCATACCATGTtgtttatatcaatatactatagtattatacaaactataatatagtgtaactGCTGCGTTGCTGTTATGATTTGCGTGATTTCAGATTTACTTTACAATCATTGGAACGTAAAAGTCGTAAACGTTATACgtctaaaatattgtttttctaataaatatttttctgtttttgaaACACGATTTTAGAAAATGTCGTATCGAGaggaacaattattaaaatgtgcaatattttcataaaatataaaaataattacaattttaatttaaaattaatttttgtaatactattttgaatcatgtactattattaatatccattaagtatttataagtcCGTGCAACCTTACAGATTAGGCACTACAGCATAAAGTAAAACTCGTGGAAATAGAGAAAttgaatatacctaataatattatgactatttaataaataataggttgTTAGgtgtatactttatacattgagtatacataatacatgcatAACGGTATCGCAGTTAtcagtaataactaaaaatgcaattgatatatttcgtaGACTACtacctacaaaaatataaacctaatattCATAATTGATTATTAACTGTTATAATAAGCAGAAACCACTAATCACTAATCATACGCGCGATTTTGCGTCTAGACTTAATACACgtgtctatataaaaaaaaaaaatcggacaAACAAATTgacttgtttataattaattaacatctttctttaaactaaaaaaatgttcgactaaatttataatatatatttacaaataatacagtaatattattatattaccgcgATAAtgggaatttttaatattagcgCAAATTCTAATtaatccaaattttaatttttttttggacatacAGTGTaagatgtttaaattataaagaaaacatttttttgaacaataattttCTGAGATAATGAgtatttactgttaaaataaacactgtatatgtattttagatatacaatattattataaaatttataataatattacagttttttAACAACCAACAGCAGTGAGAATatcttttgtaatattttgtcatCAAAAACTACTATATTGtcaatactttatataatatgatattattaacctttgtattattatgtttttgcttttatttcatcacaatacataaaaaaaatctacattcAATCGTCTCGAATATCAATAATAGCATCAAtcgtttttttaaaactaaaaacgaaTTACGAGTAAAACGTTCGTAAAACCGAATGCTCCCAATGAACTCGAAATTAGATTAGATGACcttctaatttaataattacaaacttaatttttcttttcgaaacaataataatacatttccgGTTTTAAACGCGCCTTTGTGTAATTGTTTGTTAAATACTttaatgtgtatacataataataatatgaattaataattccCTATTATACTTTAGatcttataatatcttattttgaaTGATCGAACAGTATAAAAtcagaaatatattaaagatgacaagaaaaatattaaaacttctaatttattatgtttttatagttttgtgtTGTATCGATGCTAATGATAATCAAATACACTTAAAACCCGACGACAAAATAAAACGaacttttattataacatcaaaGCCGTTGTTATttcaaccatattattataattaatattattgttggcacgatctaattttaaatgttgtgttttttatttcagataAAACGTTTCTTGGAAAGGAttgataataagaaaataagatTTTCTTTATATGGCCTGAGTTATTTGGATGACGAATATTTCTTATCAGTGAGTCTTTCTTTTTACAAGCTAGAAAAAAAACGTTATCTTTttctacaaatataacaaaccgatattaataattatcaaagttACTCGGATGAGTAAGGTTCTATTGTTTCTGGGTAGCAAAAGGAAAGTAGTGACCTCGACGTCATTGGtccatatgataaaatataaaaaggttcTATTATTAAAGGGTTTTGATGCCAACCAATTTTaagaaattcaatatttttaaaatgtccttAGTACGTGTCGGGTAAACGTGTGCTTAATaagttatcataattatatgtatCTGTAGTGTTAAAGAAATAGTGAATCGCTATTTCAATAAGACAATAATGcactaaacaaatattaattcatctgttttttaattttggaacTTTACAAAACTCATATACccagattaatatttaaaatagtcaaaTACGTTtagaaattttgattttaaataagaaaatagaatCGTCAAGGTCAATaactaattacaattaatataatatcataaatttatgttataccCAATACGGCAAAagaagtataattaaaatacataactatGCTGTGATAATGTATAATCAAGTATATCAgtcagttataacttataccaAAATTATGTCAGTGTATAGtgacatttttatgaaatgcattttcatcttttttttaCAGAGTGTAATGGCAGTGGGAGGATACCTAGTGATCATCATTCAATCGTACATGACGGTCATCGAAGAACAATATCCAATTTATGATCGCCCGACCGCAGACAAATTTGACGAATGATCCAACGAGTGCAActctacattatatttatttatttcacaatttataattttcttatacgACTCAcgtagtatatatactatatagcacACAGTACAGTCAATATTACACAACGAtactatattgtaaattgttcgATATTGCTACTAATCTTTATTTGCACGATAAATGAAAGTTGGGATTTTATAAAAGCTACGTTAATTTGATTGAATAtatcgattttttaaattattattttttagacttGACAATGTATACATTGGAATGGGGTTAGATTAATTTAATCGATATCAAAAAGTTTtcttatgtgtatatgtatacatactacgaataacaaattatattattgaaaaatgttatgcataaaataaaaacaaataataataataaaataatagtattcttT includes:
- the LOC132917696 gene encoding uncharacterized protein LOC132917696 isoform X1 — its product is MKVDSYIIFKSFSVPYYYSIPFGWMPIHIPKNDSEMIINKSLWSIPGLIFSLCYIILLIVSGSTTRELRNAIKYQGNRTLSNLTIHDRIQIVVGPMFIISLWLNQTIIIIIYILMPFHLKGLRKVFELFNTFFKCHGSIIGDKNTINMIARNTNIESIMMIIMNTVLSIVSVTTSFNRIRLSFAWKLFIMIDNVIHKLEALSLCIQFWCMCSMLAKCFKCLNVSLDRLRVRKNQVTIRPPGLFTMSDRLTLPTNMVMHLRKLNRAHTDLCFILDRINDVYQVLILLSIITCILNMLPHLFVLGIIMAYSNFRITPQISMVIWPLHYMIRVYILCKAASLASNEARRTKTILNTAFDKRLTDDEKKGIKRFLERIDNKKIRFSLYGLSYLDDEYFLSSVMAVGGYLVIIIQSYMTVIEEQYPIYDRPTADKFDE
- the LOC132917696 gene encoding uncharacterized protein LOC132917696 isoform X2, with the protein product MKVDSYIIFKSFSVPYYYSIPFGWMPIHIPKNDSEMIINKSLWSIPGLIFSLCYIILLIVSGSTTRELRNAIKYQGNRTLSNLTIHDRIQIVVGPMFIISLWLNQTIIIIIYILMPFHLKGLRKVFELFNTFFKCHGSIIGDKNTINMIARNTNIESIMMIIMNTVLSIVSVTTSFNRIRLSFAWKLFIMIDNVIHKLEALSLCIQFWCMCSMLAKCFKCLNVSLDRLRVRKNQVTIRPPGLFTMSDRLTLPTNMVMHLRKLNRAHTDLCFILDRINDVYQVLILLSIITCILNMLPHLFVLGIIMAYSNFRITPQISMVIWPLHYMIRVYILCKAASLASNEIKRFLERIDNKKIRFSLYGLSYLDDEYFLSSVMAVGGYLVIIIQSYMTVIEEQYPIYDRPTADKFDE